A window from Zonotrichia albicollis isolate bZonAlb1 chromosome 8, bZonAlb1.hap1, whole genome shotgun sequence encodes these proteins:
- the LOC141729968 gene encoding olfactory receptor 14A16-like — protein sequence MSNSSSISHFLLLPLADTRQLQLLLFCLLLGISLAALLANGLIISAVACSHHLHTPMFFFLLNLALIDLGCICTTVPKAMHNSLWDTRNISYTGCAAQLFSFMFFISAEYFLLTIMCYDRYVSICKPLNYGTLLGSRACAHMAAAAWASAFLYSLLHTANTFSLSLCHGNALGQFFCEIPQILKLSCSNSYIRELGPLMGSAFLLYGCFVFIVFSYVQIFRAVLRIPSQQGQHKAFSTCLPHLAVLSLFLSTGAFAHLKPPSISSPSLDLALSVLYSVVPPALNPLIYSLRNQELKAAVRRLLTGWFWKY from the coding sequence atgtccaacagcagctccatcagccacttcctcctgctgccattggcagacacgcggcagctgcagctcctgctcttctgcctcttgctgggcatctccctggctgccctcctggccaacggcctcatcatcagcgccgtagcctgcagccaccacctgcacacgcccatgttcttcttcctgctcaacctggccctcattgacctgggctgcatctgcaccactgtccccaaagccatgcacaattccctctgggacaccaggaacatctcctacactggatgtgctgctcagctcttttcctttatgttcttcatctcagcagaatATTTCCtgctgaccatcatgtgctacgaccgctacgtgtccatctgcaagcCCCTGAactatgggaccctcctgggcagcagagcttgtgcccacatggcagcagctgcctgggccagtgcctttctctattcacttctgcacacagccaatacattttccctgtccctgtgccatggcaatgccctgggccagttcttctgtgaaatcccccagatcctcaagctctcttGCTCAAATTCCTACATTAGGGAACTTGGCCCTCTTATGGGTAGTGCTTTTCTGCTTTacggttgttttgtgttcattgttttctcatATGTGCAGAttttcagggctgtgttgaggaTCCCCtctcagcagggacagcacaaagccttttccacctgcctccctcacctggctgtgctctctctgttcctcagcactggagCATTTGCTCACCttaagcccccctccatctcctccccatccctggatctggccctgtcagttctgtactcggtggtgcctcctgccctgaaccccctcatctacagcctgaggaaccaggagctcaaggccgCTGTGAGGAGACTGCTGACTGGATGGTTTTGGAAATATTAA